TTTTCCTCGTGGATTCTCAGTTCATGGTGGAATCTTTCAAGGTATCCATTTGAAATCTGTTGATAAAGTTCATTTTTATAAAGAACAACAAGTCTGAGCCATTCGGGGAGCTGGGTTTGCCTAGAGGAAAGAATTGCCAGGTCCAGGGAGATGTGGTTGCTGTCATCAGCTGcctcaggcacagcctgcagcaaggacagacccagatggatggacagacagccaGCACTGTGAGAGTGCTCAGACTGGGACAGGCATTCGCAGAGTCAAAATCTGACTGGGCaaaccccagagcagcctggtctgaCCTGGAAGTGCTTCTGTTTGAGCAGTTGTAGGAGCCAGGTAACCTCCacaagtcccttccaacctaaattcTTCTGTGATTCCACGAGAGCTTTCTCAGATCCCAAGAACAAGCAGGCCACCTTCCCCATTTAGCAGTAACTGTCCCAATaaaggtttgggttttcttaatGCCCTTTTCAGTGGCAGATCCATATTGGAAGCTCTAAAGATTGAGGGGGTACTCAGCACCTCCTTTTTCCAACAGAGAGAATGATTCCTCACATGGCTTTGTGTCCATGTTCCATATACTCATGACCAGATTTGGCCTGTGCTTGTCCTGCATGTTTGTGTTGTGCTTTTCTGTACTTTAATACATCATTTTTCATCCTCTTCAAGTTTATTTCTGGGATCCTGGCAGCTCTCAGTGCAATGATCTCTTTGGAGATCCCACAGATTAATGTCATGACCAAAATGGATTTGCTGAGCAAGAAAGCCaagaaggaaatagaaaagTAAGTTCCAATAAAATAATTACTCTGTAGTACAATATACTGAGACAAAGTTCACTGGAAGTTGAGTCTAATGTTTCCCACAATTAAAACATGCTCTTTTGGAGTGGGAGAAGAtggattttgtttatttcaagCAATAATCTTTAAACATTTGGGCAGGCTGGTTAGTTTAGTCAGAGTCAAAAGAACAGCTCCATATTTGTACTGATCTCtggatttttctgtaaataatttatcTTGGATCTTACGTGTCATTCTGAATGACAGACTTTCAGTGGTGATGATGACTTTGTGTCTCCAGGTACTTGGATCCAGATATGTATTCTATGATTGAAGATTCTACAAATatactgaaaagcaaaaggttTAAAAAGCTGACCAAATCTATATGTGGATTGGTAGGTACATTGCTTTTGAGCTGGTACCCTAAAATTCACTATCACTTTTTGCCTCTGTTAACTCAGTTTTTTAGTTCTTCAGACTAGCATGAGATTCTTGATACTACTGATATGATGCTCTTGATATCTGGATCATagccaatacattttctttGAATTCTTTTCTGTTGGCAATTTTGGGAATTTGCTGCTGTGTAGAACTCAGGATTGGTAACCAGGTGTTCTGGGGACGGAATTGCCATTGGTTTGCAGTGTGACTTCAAATGGTATTTTAGAAGTCCAGAAAAGAGTGGTTTAAGGAAGTGGCTTTGAGTGCTGTGATTGAGAATGAACTTTGTGCATTTCCCTGCGTTTCCCTTGAATCCTTGTGCAGATTGATGACTATGGCATGGTTCGGTTCCTGCCTTTGGATCGCTCTGATGAGGAGAGCATCAACATCGTCCTGCAGCACATCGACTTCACCATTCAGTACGGAGAGGATCTGGAATTTAAAGAACCAAAGGTAAGGGACTGTTGGTGAGAaggtaaaaaattaaaaagtatcCATAACAGAAGTTCTGatataaatatgttttttgCTATGCTAATAAATTGTCTTAGTATGGTTCAAAATAAGCCATGTTTAGTCTTTCAGTGACAATGCTTGTATCATCTTCATTTagttataaaaatgaaattctttAATATCATCTTGCATATGCAGGTTGATCAAATGGTTGTTTAAAAGTATTGCtttgattttcaaaattaaCAGAGTTTTAACCTTCAGATGACAGAAAGGACCACTGAGATCACTTAGATGTTTTCCTGCATGACTGTTCAAAGTCTCCTAATGATTCCTGTGTTCATCCCAGGAAGgtttatatttttctgtggttttttttacagGAATGTGAAGAAGATAAATCTCCTCTTGTGGATGAATACTTTCAAGATCATGTGGATGAGTAAGAAACACGTTCAAACtgggaggaaaatattttgtttttagtaaaaaataaaaattaaataaaaaaaccccaacccctaCCCTACACAAACACACTTGATGTTTTATCTGTAAAATAACTAATATTTATAATGGAGAGTGAGTTACATGACCTTGTAACTACtttaataaacaattttttttattatgtttgtgtgtgttatAAAATACATAGACCAGTGTTAGTACATATAGAAAAGCAGAGCCAGAACTGGGCAAGAGGTTCAACAGACCTGCAAATCCTGCATATCTAGAGGAAAAGGCTCAGGAAAGTCTTGATCTGGCTGAAAGTTGGGGAAACTACCATGGTTTAATTCACCTCCAGACTGCCTTGGGATGAGCCATGCTTGGGGCATGTTGAAAGGAtaaaccccagccctgcagttgAATTATTGTGACTCAGTTTCCAAACCTCCCCATTTTGTCTCCCTGACTCATGCCGGCAGTCAGATACCAGGGGACAATTTCAGCAACGCTGGCTGTCAGGGAAGGTAATGGTTTGACAGCAATTGGAATGTGCACCTTTAAATGCTGTATCCGTCTGAACACAGCACGTTTGGAGCCCTCTTGTGTTCCTTACACGGAGTGCCCCGTGCCGccggctgggctgtgctggaaagGCACGGGAGAGAAACAGCTGGGAGCGAAGCATCGCGGCACCCCTTCGGAACCCTCCCGGTCCCGGCAGTGCCCCGGTGAGCGGTGCCCTGGTGAGCAGTGCCCCGGTGAGCGGTGCCCTGGTGGAGCAGTGCCCTGGTGGAGCAGTGCCCCGATGAGCGGTGCCCTGGTGGAGCAGTGCCCTGGTGGAGCGGTGCCCCGGTGAGCGGTGCCCCGGTGGAGCAGTGCCCTGGTGGAGCGGTGCCCCGGTGAGCGGTGCCCCGGTGGAGCAGTGCCTCTCGGTGGCCGCTCCCCGCACGGGCACAGCGCTGCCTGCCGCTCCCTTCCCGGTGCGCTGCCTGCGGGGCGGTGCGCGGCTCCCGCTTCCCCTCCTCGCACCGCCTCTGCCGCTGCCTCATTTCCTGCAGCGTAGGCGGAGGAGGAAGCTCTGTGCCCGCTTTCCTGCCCGGTTCGCCCCGCTCCCCTCCCGCCCGGCTCCACCGAGCCGCCTCCTGCCCTTCGAGATGCCGGTGAGCGGCTCCGCgcccggcggcggcagcgcgggcAGGAGggagcgggcggcggggccgggccgggggcggcgggggcgatCCCGGGCCGGGGCAGGGGCTCTGCTCATTGCGGAGGGAAACGGGGGCTGCAGCTGCGGGGAGCGGGGAATGGCTCTCCAtgggaggctgctgcagggccaccgcctt
This is a stretch of genomic DNA from Ammospiza nelsoni isolate bAmmNel1 chromosome 18, bAmmNel1.pri, whole genome shotgun sequence. It encodes these proteins:
- the GPN3 gene encoding GPN-loop GTPase 3 produces the protein MPRYAQLVMGPAGSGKSTYCSTMVQHCEALGRAVQVVNLDPAAELFSYPVMADIRELIEVDDVMEDESLRFGPNGGLVFCMEYFANNFSWLEESLGHVEDDYVLFDCPGQIELYTHLPVMKQLVEQLQQWEFRVCGVFLVDSQFMVESFKFISGILAALSAMISLEIPQINVMTKMDLLSKKAKKEIEKYLDPDMYSMIEDSTNILKSKRFKKLTKSICGLIDDYGMVRFLPLDRSDEESINIVLQHIDFTIQYGEDLEFKEPKECEEDKSPLVDEYFQDHVDE